One window of the Oceanicoccus sp. KOV_DT_Chl genome contains the following:
- the rplQ gene encoding 50S ribosomal protein L17: MRHRHSGRQLNRNSSHRKAMFRNMVNSLVEHELIKTTLPKAKELRRFAEPLITLSKNDSVANRRLAFDRTRDKAVVGKLFTDLGPRYQERPGGYIRILKAGFRTGDKAPMAYVELVDRPEVDDVFEADED; this comes from the coding sequence ATGCGTCATCGTCATAGTGGCCGCCAACTAAACCGTAATAGCTCACATCGTAAAGCGATGTTTCGCAACATGGTAAATTCATTAGTTGAGCACGAGCTGATTAAAACTACTTTACCTAAAGCTAAAGAGCTGCGTCGCTTTGCTGAGCCGCTAATTACTTTAAGTAAGAATGATTCCGTAGCTAATCGTCGGTTGGCGTTTGATCGCACCCGTGATAAAGCTGTTGTTGGCAAATTGTTTACTGATCTTGGTCCTCGTTACCAAGAGCGTCCAGGAGGCTATATCCGCATTTTGAAAGCGGGTTTCCGTACTGGCGATAAAGCACCAATGGCTTACGTAGAATTGGTTGATCGTCCTGAAGTGGATGATGTTTTTGAAGCAGATGAAGATTAA
- the rpoA gene encoding DNA-directed RNA polymerase subunit alpha, whose amino-acid sequence MQSAVNEFLTPRVIDVDEVNPTRAKVTLEPLERGFGHTLGNALRRILLSSMPGCAVTEVEIDGVLHEYSAIEGVQEDVIEILLNLKGVSILMHGKDEAVLTLSKTGSGPVTAGDIQVDQDIEIANPEHVIANLNEAGSLNMRLTIARGRGYVPADARNSDEDETRSIGRLQLDASFSPVHRVAYVVESARVEQRTDLDKLVLDLETNGTIDPEEAIRRAATILQQQLSVFVDLESEKEAAPVVEEDQVDPILLRPVDDLELTVRSANCLKAENIYYIGDLVQRTEVELLKTPNLGKKSLTEIKDVLASRGLSLGLRLDNWPPSSLKNDDKVLAS is encoded by the coding sequence ATGCAGAGTGCAGTGAACGAATTTTTAACGCCACGCGTTATTGATGTAGACGAAGTAAACCCAACCCGCGCGAAAGTGACTTTAGAGCCTTTAGAGCGTGGTTTCGGCCATACTTTGGGTAACGCCTTGCGTCGTATTCTGTTGTCATCTATGCCCGGCTGTGCCGTGACTGAAGTTGAGATTGATGGCGTTTTACATGAATACAGTGCCATCGAAGGTGTGCAGGAAGATGTAATTGAAATCTTGCTTAACCTGAAAGGTGTTTCAATCTTGATGCACGGAAAAGACGAAGCCGTATTAACTTTGAGTAAAACCGGCTCCGGTCCTGTGACCGCTGGCGATATTCAAGTTGATCAGGATATTGAGATTGCCAACCCTGAACATGTTATTGCTAATTTAAATGAAGCCGGTTCATTGAATATGCGTTTAACCATTGCTCGTGGTCGCGGCTATGTACCTGCCGATGCTCGCAACAGTGATGAAGACGAAACCCGTAGTATTGGTCGCCTTCAATTAGATGCTTCTTTCAGCCCGGTGCATCGCGTTGCTTATGTTGTAGAAAGCGCTCGTGTTGAACAGCGTACCGATTTGGATAAGCTGGTTTTAGATCTTGAAACCAATGGGACTATCGATCCTGAAGAAGCTATCCGACGTGCAGCGACCATTTTACAGCAGCAGTTGTCAGTGTTTGTTGATCTTGAGAGTGAAAAAGAAGCTGCCCCTGTAGTAGAGGAAGATCAAGTCGATCCAATTCTGTTGCGTCCAGTTGATGATCTTGAGTTAACAGTTCGCTCTGCTAACTGTTTGAAAGCGGAAAATATTTACTACATTGGTGACCTTGTTCAGCGCACTGAAGTTGAATTGCTGAAAACGCCTAACTTAGGTAAGAAGTCACTGACCGAAATCAAAGACGTGTTAGCTTCGCGTGGTTTGTCTCTGGGTTTACGTCTGGACAACTGGCCGCCATCAAGCTTGAAGAATGACGATAAAGTCCTTGCTTCATAA
- the rpsK gene encoding 30S ribosomal protein S11, producing the protein MAKDKKPARKKVKKTVVDGIAHIHASFNNTIVTITDRQGNALSWATAGGSGFRGSRKSTPFAAQVAAERAGVAAQEYGLKNLDVEVKGPGPGRESAVRALNNCGYKIGSINDVTPIPHNGCRPPKKRRV; encoded by the coding sequence ATGGCTAAAGACAAAAAGCCGGCCCGTAAAAAGGTCAAAAAGACAGTTGTGGATGGCATTGCGCATATCCACGCTTCTTTTAACAACACCATTGTTACCATCACCGATCGTCAGGGTAATGCCCTTAGTTGGGCAACTGCTGGTGGTTCTGGTTTCCGCGGTTCACGTAAAAGTACACCGTTTGCAGCTCAGGTTGCAGCCGAGCGTGCGGGTGTGGCAGCGCAAGAATACGGTTTAAAGAATCTCGACGTTGAAGTAAAGGGCCCTGGTCCTGGTCGTGAATCAGCTGTTCGTGCACTGAATAACTGTGGCTACAAGATTGGTAGCATTAATGACGTTACGCCGATTCCACATAACGGTTGTCGTCCTCCCAAGAAACGTCGCGTTTAA
- the rpsM gene encoding 30S ribosomal protein S13 has product MARIAGVNIPDHKHAVISLTYIYGIGRPTAKQICAASGVAEDTKISTLSEEELDVLRAEVGKLQVEGDLRREVSMNIKRLLDLGCFRGLRHRKNLPLRGQRTKTNARTRKGPRKPIRK; this is encoded by the coding sequence ATGGCTCGTATAGCTGGTGTCAACATTCCCGATCATAAGCATGCGGTAATATCGTTGACCTATATTTACGGTATTGGCCGTCCCACTGCCAAGCAGATTTGTGCTGCTTCAGGTGTTGCTGAAGATACTAAGATTAGTACATTGTCAGAAGAAGAGTTAGACGTGTTACGTGCTGAAGTTGGCAAGTTACAGGTTGAAGGTGACCTTCGTCGTGAAGTGTCTATGAACATAAAGCGTTTGTTAGATTTAGGTTGTTTTCGTGGCTTACGCCATCGTAAAAACTTACCTTTACGTGGTCAGCGTACCAAAACAAATGCCCGGACTCGTAAAGGTCCACGCAAGCCGATTCGTAAGTAA
- the rpmJ gene encoding 50S ribosomal protein L36 yields MKVRASVKKICRNCKVVRRNGVVRVICNTEPRHKQRQG; encoded by the coding sequence ATGAAAGTTCGTGCTTCTGTAAAGAAAATCTGTCGTAACTGTAAGGTTGTACGCCGTAATGGTGTTGTTCGTGTTATCTGTAACACTGAGCCACGTCATAAGCAGCGTCAAGGTTAA
- the secY gene encoding preprotein translocase subunit SecY, with translation MNTGLLPGGKQSGLGELMARLRFVLIAIIIYRIGTHIPVPGINPDQIAAMFNQNQGTVLGLFNMFSGGALERMSILALGIMPYISSSIIMQLMSSVSPQLEALKKEGESGRRKISQYTRYLTVILATVQGTGMVVGLANSGMAYNMGLSFYFIAVVSLVTGAVFMMWLGEQITERGIGNGISLLIFAGIVAGLPAAIGQSLEQARQGEINILVLLLILALAIAVIYFVVFIERGQRRVTVNYAKRQQGNRMMQGQKSHLPMKVNMAGVIPAIFASSLLLFPASIAQWFGQGEGMEWLQEMSLAIGPGQPLNILLFTILIVFFCFFYTALMFNPKEMADNLKRSGAFLPGIRPGDQTANYLDGVMTRLTMFGALYIALVCLLPQFLVVMWNVPFYLGGTSLLIVVVVVMDFMSQVQSHLMSHQYEGMMKKANLKGYGKGRGG, from the coding sequence ATGAATACAGGGCTGCTACCCGGCGGAAAGCAATCTGGATTAGGCGAGCTTATGGCTCGCCTTCGTTTTGTTCTTATTGCCATAATTATTTATCGAATTGGTACACATATTCCCGTGCCGGGGATAAATCCGGACCAAATTGCAGCGATGTTTAACCAGAACCAGGGTACGGTTCTTGGTTTGTTTAATATGTTTTCTGGTGGTGCACTGGAACGTATGAGTATTCTGGCATTGGGTATCATGCCGTATATTTCATCGTCTATTATCATGCAGCTAATGTCTTCTGTTAGTCCGCAGCTGGAAGCATTAAAGAAAGAAGGTGAGTCTGGTCGTCGCAAGATTAGCCAGTACACTCGTTACCTGACGGTTATTTTGGCAACTGTGCAGGGTACCGGCATGGTAGTTGGCTTGGCCAACTCCGGTATGGCATACAATATGGGGTTGTCTTTTTACTTTATTGCGGTTGTATCACTGGTCACAGGTGCAGTATTTATGATGTGGCTGGGTGAGCAAATTACTGAGCGCGGTATTGGTAATGGTATTTCGCTGCTGATTTTTGCCGGTATTGTTGCAGGTTTGCCGGCGGCAATCGGGCAATCATTAGAGCAGGCCCGTCAGGGTGAAATCAATATTTTGGTATTGCTATTGATTTTGGCATTGGCCATAGCAGTGATTTACTTTGTAGTGTTTATTGAGCGTGGTCAGCGTCGAGTGACGGTGAATTATGCCAAGCGGCAGCAAGGTAACCGCATGATGCAAGGGCAGAAAAGCCACTTGCCAATGAAAGTAAATATGGCCGGTGTAATACCTGCGATCTTTGCTAGCTCATTACTATTATTTCCAGCTTCGATTGCGCAGTGGTTTGGGCAAGGTGAAGGGATGGAATGGTTACAAGAAATGTCATTGGCGATTGGTCCTGGCCAGCCATTAAATATTTTATTGTTTACCATCTTGATTGTATTTTTCTGTTTCTTCTATACGGCGTTGATGTTCAACCCGAAAGAAATGGCAGATAACCTGAAGCGTTCAGGTGCATTTTTACCAGGTATTCGTCCGGGTGATCAGACGGCGAATTATTTGGATGGCGTTATGACTCGCTTGACTATGTTCGGCGCACTGTATATCGCTTTAGTTTGTTTATTGCCACAGTTTTTGGTGGTGATGTGGAATGTCCCCTTCTATTTGGGCGGTACATCTCTGTTAATCGTAGTGGTCGTGGTTATGGACTTTATGTCGCAAGTTCAGTCACATCTTATGTCTCATCAGTATGAAGGCATGATGAAAAAGGCTAACCTTAAAGGCTACGGTAAAGGTCGCGGCGGTTAA
- the rplO gene encoding 50S ribosomal protein L15: protein MTDELRLNTLSPAPGRTHSSKRVGRGIGSGLGKTGGRGHKGQKSRSGGRVRPGFEGGQMPMQKRLPKYGFSSRISRVTAQIRTSELAAVADGVIDLDALKRADLVGTHIERAKIFLSGEVTTAVTIKGLGVTKGAREAIEKAGGKVEE from the coding sequence ATGACCGACGAATTACGTTTAAACACTCTGAGCCCGGCTCCAGGCCGTACGCACAGCTCCAAGCGTGTAGGTCGTGGTATTGGTAGCGGCTTAGGAAAAACAGGTGGCCGTGGTCACAAAGGTCAAAAATCTCGTAGCGGCGGACGTGTACGTCCCGGTTTCGAGGGTGGCCAAATGCCAATGCAGAAGCGCTTGCCGAAGTATGGTTTTAGTTCACGCATCTCTCGCGTTACTGCACAGATTCGTACCAGTGAGCTAGCAGCAGTTGCTGATGGCGTTATTGATCTGGATGCGTTAAAGCGTGCCGACTTAGTGGGTACTCATATTGAGCGCGCTAAAATCTTTTTATCAGGCGAGGTTACTACAGCTGTAACCATCAAGGGTTTGGGTGTGACTAAAGGCGCACGTGAAGCAATTGAGAAAGCTGGCGGTAAGGTTGAAGAGTAA
- the rpmD gene encoding 50S ribosomal protein L30 — MAKKTIKVTQVRSINGLQKGHKATVAGLGLRRINHTVEVEDTPSTRGMINQVNYLIRVEE, encoded by the coding sequence ATGGCCAAGAAGACAATTAAAGTAACACAGGTTCGCAGCATTAATGGGCTTCAAAAAGGCCATAAAGCAACTGTTGCTGGCTTGGGGTTACGTCGCATTAATCATACTGTTGAAGTTGAAGATACACCTTCAACTCGCGGAATGATCAACCAAGTCAACTATTTAATTAGAGTTGAGGAATAA
- the rpsE gene encoding 30S ribosomal protein S5, whose amino-acid sequence MAFNDSKKQDDSEGLQEKLVQVNRVAKVVKGGRIFSFTALTVVGDGNGKVGFGRGKAREVPIAIQKAMEAARRNMIDVDLNGDTIQYPIKANHGASKVYMQPASQGTGVIAGGAMRAVLELAGVHNVLAKCYGSTNPVNVVRATFNALESMASPEQVANRRGKTVEEILN is encoded by the coding sequence ATGGCATTTAATGATTCGAAAAAACAGGATGATTCTGAAGGCTTGCAAGAGAAGCTGGTTCAGGTTAACCGTGTAGCAAAAGTGGTTAAAGGTGGTCGCATCTTTAGTTTTACTGCGCTGACAGTAGTTGGTGATGGTAATGGTAAAGTTGGATTCGGTCGCGGTAAGGCGCGTGAAGTTCCAATCGCTATTCAAAAAGCGATGGAAGCAGCACGTCGTAATATGATCGATGTTGATCTGAATGGTGACACTATTCAGTATCCGATCAAAGCCAACCATGGCGCTTCAAAAGTATATATGCAGCCTGCATCACAAGGTACTGGAGTAATTGCTGGTGGCGCGATGCGAGCAGTGTTGGAATTGGCGGGCGTTCATAACGTGTTGGCCAAGTGTTACGGCTCTACCAATCCGGTTAACGTTGTTCGCGCTACTTTTAATGCGCTGGAAAGCATGGCTTCCCCGGAACAAGTTGCTAACCGTCGCGGTAAGACTGTAGAAGAAATTTTAAATTAA
- the rplR gene encoding 50S ribosomal protein L18: protein MSDKKISRLRRARRARAKMRQLGVNRLSVHRTSQHIYAQILGPEGDKVLASASTLDKSLRSGSTGNAEAAASVGKLIAERAVAAGITDVAFDRSGFKYHGRIKALADAAREGGLQF from the coding sequence ATGAGCGACAAGAAAATATCAAGATTGCGTCGTGCTCGCCGTGCCCGCGCTAAGATGCGTCAGTTAGGCGTTAATCGCCTGAGTGTGCATCGTACTTCGCAGCACATCTACGCACAGATTTTAGGTCCCGAAGGTGACAAAGTATTAGCCAGTGCTTCTACGTTAGATAAAAGCCTACGTAGCGGCAGTACTGGTAATGCTGAAGCAGCTGCCAGTGTTGGCAAGTTGATTGCTGAGCGTGCTGTAGCTGCTGGCATCACTGATGTTGCTTTTGACCGTAGTGGTTTTAAATACCATGGCCGTATCAAGGCTCTGGCGGATGCTGCCCGTGAAGGCGGCCTTCAATTCTAA
- the rplF gene encoding 50S ribosomal protein L6: MSRIAKSPVAIPAGIQVSLEGQQLTIKGAKETLSWGVHEKVEIKQEENELLFSGRNDEKQAWALAGTTRALVNNMVIGVTTGFEKKLELVGVGYRVKAEGNTLNLSLGFSHPVNYPVPAGVSVETPTQTEIVLKGADKQQLGQIAAEIRAFRPPEPYKGKGVRYAGENVRRKEAKKK; this comes from the coding sequence ATGTCTAGAATAGCAAAAAGCCCAGTAGCCATTCCGGCGGGTATCCAGGTAAGCCTTGAAGGTCAACAACTGACTATTAAGGGTGCTAAGGAAACTTTGTCTTGGGGTGTGCACGAGAAGGTTGAAATTAAGCAAGAAGAGAATGAGTTACTGTTTTCTGGTCGTAATGATGAGAAGCAGGCTTGGGCTTTAGCTGGCACCACTCGCGCATTGGTTAACAATATGGTGATTGGCGTTACTACAGGTTTTGAGAAGAAGTTAGAGTTAGTTGGTGTTGGTTATCGTGTTAAAGCTGAAGGTAACACACTGAATCTATCTTTGGGTTTTTCTCACCCGGTGAATTACCCAGTGCCTGCAGGTGTTTCTGTTGAAACACCAACACAGACAGAAATTGTGTTAAAGGGTGCTGATAAGCAACAACTCGGTCAGATCGCGGCTGAAATTCGTGCCTTCCGTCCACCAGAGCCTTATAAAGGTAAGGGTGTTCGTTATGCAGGCGAGAATGTTCGTCGTAAAGAAGCTAAGAAGAAGTAA
- the rpsH gene encoding 30S ribosomal protein S8, producing MSMQDPVADMLTRIRNAQMAGKATVVMPASKLKSSLATVLQDEGFIAGFHNESVDGKPSLVIELKYYQGKPVIVEIDRISRPGLRSYAGKNDLPKVRGGLGVAIVSTSKGVMTDRAARAAGIGGEVLCTVF from the coding sequence ATGAGCATGCAAGATCCCGTAGCGGATATGCTAACCCGGATTCGTAACGCACAGATGGCTGGTAAAGCTACTGTTGTAATGCCGGCTTCAAAATTGAAGTCGTCTCTTGCTACTGTGTTACAAGATGAAGGCTTTATTGCCGGTTTCCATAACGAGTCAGTTGATGGCAAGCCTAGCTTGGTAATTGAGCTTAAGTATTATCAAGGTAAGCCGGTTATTGTTGAAATTGACCGTATTAGCCGTCCAGGGCTTCGTTCCTATGCGGGTAAAAATGATCTGCCTAAAGTACGCGGCGGATTGGGCGTGGCCATTGTTTCTACCTCCAAAGGTGTGATGACTGATCGCGCTGCACGTGCCGCTGGTATTGGTGGCGAAGTACTTTGTACCGTTTTCTAA
- the rpsN gene encoding 30S ribosomal protein S14 — protein sequence MAKKSMIAREAKRTATVKKFAAKRAELKAIISDVNASDDEKWAAQMSLQKLPRDANPVRQQRRCQVTGRPHGVYRKFGLCRNKLREAAMRGDVPGLVKASW from the coding sequence ATGGCAAAGAAATCAATGATTGCCCGCGAAGCAAAGCGAACTGCAACTGTTAAAAAATTTGCTGCTAAGCGTGCTGAGCTAAAAGCAATTATTAGCGATGTAAATGCTAGCGATGATGAGAAGTGGGCTGCGCAGATGAGTCTGCAAAAACTGCCACGTGATGCTAACCCCGTTCGTCAACAGCGTCGCTGTCAGGTAACGGGTCGTCCACACGGCGTTTATCGTAAGTTTGGTCTCTGTCGTAACAAGCTGCGCGAAGCTGCAATGCGTGGTGATGTACCTGGCCTGGTTAAAGCTAGTTGGTAA
- the rplE gene encoding 50S ribosomal protein L5, with amino-acid sequence MANLKEVYNNELRTKLKEELGLSNIMEVPRLTKITLNMGVGEALGDKKILEAAVSNMEQISGQKVVVTKARKSVAAFKVREGWPIGCKVTLRDERMYEFLDRLISISIPRIRDFRGISPKSFDGRGNFAMGVTEQIIFPEIDYDKIDKIRGMDITITTTARTNKEGLALLKAFNFPFKG; translated from the coding sequence ATGGCTAATTTGAAAGAAGTTTACAACAACGAACTCCGCACCAAGCTAAAAGAAGAGCTGGGTCTGAGTAATATTATGGAAGTGCCCCGCTTAACTAAAATCACTCTCAATATGGGTGTTGGTGAAGCTTTAGGGGACAAGAAGATATTAGAAGCTGCTGTTAGCAATATGGAGCAGATCAGCGGACAGAAAGTCGTGGTAACCAAGGCGCGTAAATCAGTTGCAGCTTTTAAAGTGCGTGAAGGTTGGCCAATTGGTTGTAAGGTGACTTTGCGTGACGAGCGTATGTATGAGTTTTTAGATCGTTTGATCTCTATCTCCATTCCTCGGATTCGTGATTTTCGCGGTATTAGCCCCAAGTCATTTGATGGTCGTGGCAACTTCGCAATGGGTGTGACTGAGCAAATCATCTTCCCTGAAATAGATTACGACAAGATCGATAAGATTCGTGGTATGGATATTACTATCACCACGACTGCCCGGACCAATAAAGAAGGTCTGGCTTTGTTGAAAGCATTTAACTTCCCGTTTAAGGGATAA
- the rplX gene encoding 50S ribosomal protein L24, translating to MRKIKKDDDIIVLAGKDKGKRGKVVNLVGEDRLLVSGINMLKKHQKPNPQANVAGGIIEKEAPIQISNVAIFNSATSKADRVGFKIEGGKKVRIFKSNGEQIDA from the coding sequence ATGCGTAAGATTAAGAAAGATGATGACATCATCGTCCTGGCTGGCAAAGACAAAGGTAAGCGCGGCAAGGTAGTCAATCTTGTTGGCGAGGATCGTTTGTTGGTTTCTGGTATCAATATGCTTAAGAAGCATCAAAAGCCAAATCCTCAGGCGAATGTTGCTGGTGGCATTATTGAAAAAGAAGCGCCGATTCAGATTTCAAATGTAGCAATTTTTAATTCTGCTACTTCGAAGGCGGATCGTGTAGGTTTTAAAATTGAAGGTGGTAAAAAAGTCCGCATCTTCAAATCTAACGGCGAACAGATCGACGCGTAA
- the rplN gene encoding 50S ribosomal protein L14 encodes MIQTESYLDVADNSGARRVMCIKVLGGSHRRYARVGDLIKVTVKEAIPRGKVKKGQVMTAVVVRTKKGVRRADGSLIKFDDNAAVILNAQNAPIGTRIFGPVTRELRGEKFMKIISLAPEVL; translated from the coding sequence ATGATTCAAACAGAATCGTATTTAGATGTTGCAGATAATAGCGGTGCACGCCGTGTTATGTGTATCAAAGTATTGGGCGGCTCACATCGTCGCTATGCGCGCGTTGGTGATTTGATCAAGGTTACCGTTAAGGAAGCCATTCCTCGCGGTAAAGTGAAAAAGGGTCAAGTAATGACTGCGGTTGTTGTTCGTACTAAAAAAGGTGTTCGTCGTGCAGACGGTTCCTTGATTAAGTTTGACGATAATGCGGCTGTAATTCTGAATGCCCAGAATGCGCCAATTGGTACTCGTATCTTTGGCCCAGTAACCCGCGAGTTGCGCGGTGAGAAATTCATGAAAATTATCTCTCTGGCTCCTGAAGTACTGTAA
- the rpsQ gene encoding 30S ribosomal protein S17 has translation MSAEKRTRTATGKVVSDKMDKTITVLIERKVKHPIYGKYMIRSSKLHAHDENNECKMGDVVTISETRPLSKLKTWKLDKIEESAALV, from the coding sequence ATGTCAGCAGAAAAACGTACTCGTACAGCCACTGGCAAAGTAGTCAGTGACAAGATGGATAAAACCATCACTGTACTGATCGAGCGTAAAGTAAAGCACCCGATCTACGGTAAATACATGATTCGTTCATCAAAGCTGCATGCTCATGATGAAAACAACGAATGCAAAATGGGTGATGTAGTCACCATTAGCGAAACTCGTCCACTTTCCAAGTTGAAAACCTGGAAGCTGGATAAGATTGAAGAGAGTGCCGCTCTGGTTTAA
- the rpmC gene encoding 50S ribosomal protein L29, giving the protein MKASELREKSVDELNVELLKLREDQFKLNMQNATGQLGQTHLLKETRKDIARVKTVLSQKAGN; this is encoded by the coding sequence ATGAAAGCGTCTGAATTGCGTGAAAAATCTGTAGATGAGCTGAATGTTGAGCTGCTGAAGCTGCGTGAAGATCAGTTTAAGCTGAATATGCAGAACGCTACGGGTCAGTTGGGTCAAACTCATCTGTTAAAAGAAACTCGTAAAGATATTGCACGGGTTAAAACTGTGCTGTCACAAAAGGCAGGTAACTAA
- the rplP gene encoding 50S ribosomal protein L16 — MLQPKRTKFRKMMKGRNCGLAHRGSKVNFGEFALKATGRGRITARQIESARRAMSRHIKRGGQIWIRVFPDKPITGKPLEVRQGKGKGNVEYWVAQIKPGKILYEVQGVSEELAREAFALAAAKLPVETTFVKRSVM, encoded by the coding sequence ATGCTACAACCTAAACGTACAAAATTTCGCAAGATGATGAAAGGCCGCAACTGCGGTTTGGCACATCGGGGCAGTAAAGTAAACTTCGGTGAATTTGCACTGAAGGCTACAGGTCGTGGACGTATTACTGCTCGTCAAATTGAATCGGCGCGTCGTGCCATGAGTCGTCACATTAAGCGTGGCGGTCAAATTTGGATTCGCGTGTTTCCAGACAAGCCTATTACCGGTAAGCCTTTAGAGGTTCGTCAAGGTAAGGGTAAGGGTAATGTTGAGTACTGGGTAGCCCAGATCAAGCCTGGCAAAATCTTGTACGAAGTGCAGGGTGTTAGCGAGGAATTGGCCCGCGAAGCGTTTGCTTTGGCGGCGGCTAAACTCCCGGTTGAAACCACATTTGTAAAACGGTCGGTAATGTAA
- the rpsC gene encoding 30S ribosomal protein S3, producing the protein MGQKVHPTGIRLGITKEHTSIWYADGSAYAKNLINDLEVREYITKQLESASVSRIVIERPAQTARITIHTARPGIIIGKKGEDVDKLRKQLTQKMGVPVHINIEEIRKPDLDAKLVAQNVAGQLERRVMFRRAMKRVVQNAMRQGAEGIKIQVSGRVGGAEIARTEWYREGRVPLHTLRADIDYSTYEAATTYGIIGVKVWIFKGEVIGGIEQVEPKGKKGAGN; encoded by the coding sequence ATGGGTCAGAAAGTACACCCAACAGGCATACGTTTAGGCATTACTAAAGAGCATACTTCAATTTGGTATGCTGACGGTTCGGCTTATGCTAAAAACCTGATTAATGATCTTGAAGTTCGCGAGTACATTACTAAGCAGCTAGAAAGTGCTTCAGTAAGTCGCATAGTGATTGAGCGTCCAGCACAAACAGCGCGCATTACTATTCACACGGCTCGTCCAGGCATTATCATCGGTAAGAAAGGTGAAGATGTTGATAAGTTGCGTAAGCAGTTGACTCAGAAAATGGGCGTGCCTGTGCATATCAATATCGAAGAGATTCGTAAGCCTGATCTGGATGCCAAGTTGGTTGCCCAGAATGTGGCTGGCCAGCTGGAGCGTCGTGTAATGTTCCGTCGCGCGATGAAGCGTGTGGTTCAAAACGCAATGCGCCAAGGTGCTGAAGGTATCAAGATTCAGGTCAGTGGTCGTGTCGGTGGTGCTGAGATTGCGCGGACCGAGTGGTATCGCGAGGGTCGTGTACCGTTGCATACACTGCGTGCGGATATTGACTACTCTACTTATGAAGCGGCGACTACTTACGGCATCATTGGTGTCAAGGTGTGGATCTTCAAAGGTGAAGTTATCGGCGGGATTGAGCAGGTCGAGCCAAAAGGCAAAAAAGGCGCTGGCAACTGA
- the rplV gene encoding 50S ribosomal protein L22, with product MEVAAKLTGAQISAQKVRLVADQIRGKDVEEALDILEFSNKKAADIVKKVLNSAIANAEHNEGADVDELKVSTIFVDEGRTLKRLRPRAKGRADRILKRACHVTVKVSDSED from the coding sequence ATGGAAGTTGCAGCAAAATTAACTGGCGCGCAAATATCTGCACAAAAAGTGCGGTTGGTTGCTGATCAGATTCGCGGCAAAGACGTTGAAGAGGCTCTGGATATTTTAGAGTTCAGTAACAAGAAAGCAGCGGATATTGTTAAAAAAGTTTTGAATTCTGCTATCGCCAATGCAGAGCATAACGAAGGTGCGGATGTTGATGAGTTAAAAGTATCCACCATCTTTGTTGATGAAGGTCGTACTTTGAAGCGTCTTCGTCCACGGGCAAAGGGTCGCGCGGATCGTATACTCAAGCGCGCTTGTCATGTCACAGTTAAAGTTAGCGATAGCGAAGACTAA
- the rpsS gene encoding 30S ribosomal protein S19, producing the protein MPRSLKKGPFIDLHLMKKVETALETNDKRPIKTWSRRSMISPDMVGLTIAVHNGRQHVPVFVTEDMVGHKLGEFAATRTYRGHIADKKSKR; encoded by the coding sequence GTGCCACGTTCACTAAAAAAAGGTCCATTTATTGATCTTCACTTGATGAAGAAAGTAGAGACCGCACTAGAAACTAACGATAAGCGTCCAATTAAAACCTGGTCGCGTCGTTCTATGATCTCTCCCGATATGGTTGGTCTGACAATCGCTGTTCATAACGGTCGTCAGCACGTACCGGTTTTTGTGACTGAAGATATGGTTGGTCATAAACTGGGTGAATTCGCTGCTACTCGCACTTATCGCGGTCACATCGCTGATAAGAAGTCGAAGCGCTAG